The following coding sequences are from one Leptospira mayottensis 200901116 window:
- a CDS encoding DUF1564 family protein produces MKTKKTKQPIRHLRLLKPSRSGRTPSDRGAILVLDSRRNLKKLGSPADLNIPKGLVPFLNRKIRDAGSLRLLLNQCIYKKWHLLLIPKQNQRDKIGYQKQKLELKRFPFRPFEDDWIELRRLAFLYRVSMCRMFVKLLETEFLPPNPNRLRLPGSDGEQIPLPIASRTFTNQHIQAEDLRILQEGEFIQIAS; encoded by the coding sequence ATGAAGACAAAAAAAACAAAACAACCAATTAGACACTTGCGCTTATTGAAACCAAGCCGTTCCGGAAGGACGCCATCTGATCGGGGAGCTATTTTAGTTTTGGATTCTCGAAGGAATCTGAAGAAGCTGGGTTCTCCAGCAGATCTCAATATTCCTAAAGGACTGGTTCCATTTTTAAACAGAAAAATTCGTGACGCGGGTTCTTTGAGGTTACTTTTGAATCAATGTATTTATAAAAAATGGCATTTGCTATTGATTCCAAAGCAAAATCAAAGAGATAAGATTGGTTATCAAAAACAAAAGCTCGAATTGAAGCGATTTCCTTTTCGACCTTTTGAAGATGATTGGATAGAACTCAGGAGACTTGCGTTTCTTTATAGGGTTTCAATGTGCAGAATGTTTGTCAAACTACTTGAAACAGAATTTCTTCCCCCGAATCCCAACCGCCTTCGGCTTCCTGGATCCGACGGAGAACAAATTCCCCTTCCAATCGCCTCCCGAACCTTCACCAATCAACACATCCAAGCCGAAGACTTGCGCATTCTTCAAGAAGGAGAATTCATTCAAATAGCGAGTTGA